In a genomic window of Allomeiothermus silvanus DSM 9946:
- a CDS encoding CobW family GTP-binding protein, giving the protein MVRFKQRIPVTVIGGFLGAGKTTLVNHLVAQGGKRFGVIINEFGDTGIDGSLIENIDTDGIAELSNGCLCCVGRDGMVDAMFRLANRPTPPEYLLVELSGLADPVPVAQTLLDPFVRAKFELDGILGVADAGHLEQTLSDVPEGAVQLAYASVVLLNKTDRVDAAGLEQARRILGVINPLAEVYPVRQSQVEPARVLGIKAFDPDWKPQNHTHLHLPSVQTFTLFAERPLHRDRVNAFIDRYLVSRPGQVFRAKGLLSVKGMTQEVVFQGVREIFSLEFSERPATGLSRLVVIGRGLEEEEYRRAFAQLAA; this is encoded by the coding sequence ATGGTGAGGTTCAAACAACGCATCCCTGTGACGGTGATCGGTGGATTTTTGGGAGCGGGGAAGACTACCCTGGTCAACCACCTAGTAGCCCAGGGAGGAAAACGTTTTGGAGTGATTATCAACGAGTTTGGCGATACGGGAATCGACGGCTCCCTGATCGAGAACATAGACACCGATGGGATCGCTGAGCTTTCCAATGGCTGTCTGTGCTGTGTGGGCCGCGACGGCATGGTAGATGCGATGTTCCGCCTCGCCAACCGCCCTACCCCGCCCGAGTACCTTCTGGTGGAACTCTCCGGCTTAGCTGACCCGGTGCCGGTGGCTCAAACACTCTTAGACCCCTTTGTACGGGCTAAGTTCGAGCTGGATGGCATCCTGGGGGTAGCCGATGCCGGCCACCTCGAGCAAACCCTCTCCGACGTCCCCGAGGGTGCGGTACAACTGGCCTATGCCAGCGTGGTGCTTCTCAACAAAACGGATCGGGTGGACGCGGCGGGACTCGAGCAGGCCCGGCGCATCCTGGGGGTCATCAACCCCTTAGCTGAGGTGTACCCGGTGCGGCAGAGCCAGGTCGAGCCAGCCCGGGTGCTCGGGATCAAGGCCTTCGACCCCGACTGGAAACCGCAAAACCACACCCACTTACACCTCCCTAGCGTCCAGACCTTTACCCTCTTTGCTGAGCGGCCCCTACACCGCGATCGGGTCAACGCGTTCATTGACCGCTACTTGGTTTCCCGGCCCGGCCAGGTGTTCCGGGCCAAGGGCTTGCTCTCGGTGAAGGGGATGACCCAGGAAGTGGTGTTCCAGGGTGTGCGGGAGATCTTCAGCCTCGAGTTCAGCGAGCGCCCGGCTACCGGTCTGTCGCGGCTGGTGGTGATCGGGCGGGGCCTCGAGGAGGAGGAGTATCGCCGAGCTTTCGCGCAGCTTGCTGCGTGA
- a CDS encoding YibE/F family protein: protein MLTTLGKCFSVLLPKLGMTLLVGLSLAGAQPVGQSPPPVQSQPQGVYLEGRVTQMGSRSATVDLGGGRSVEAEFPVSGPEGFHIGQRVVLYRLLSYQLVRPDEPSRPGDRQGRVLEFGLPLVRVALPDGSVQEVEASPQEAQALRVGQSVRIRQVEGRAFLVEPLRLGYLYALLGLFVVAVLLLGRGKGLRGLIGTAASLLVLVYGVVPLITRGANPLLVTFAGAFGILLLSIYFVHGVGRKTTAALLGTSLAVAISLGLAALFTRWMGFTGLTSEEAFLARFALQNLDLVSLYLAGVVVGALGALNDVTVTQASVTQALALANPRYSLRELYQRGMSVGFDHIGSLVNTLVLAYSAGSLPLMLLIQQGSTPLRFLLNQEPFMAEFVSMLVGSLGLVLAVPFTTFVAACFFHGGNTRYIEQRWPKPQRPAEGRSWVQDMLEKDKPK, encoded by the coding sequence ATGCTCACCACGTTGGGCAAGTGTTTTTCGGTACTTTTACCCAAACTGGGGATGACCCTATTGGTGGGGCTCTCGCTAGCCGGGGCACAACCCGTTGGGCAGAGCCCACCCCCGGTTCAATCCCAGCCACAAGGGGTCTACCTCGAGGGGCGCGTCACCCAGATGGGGAGCCGATCCGCCACGGTGGATCTGGGCGGCGGGCGCAGCGTGGAGGCCGAATTTCCGGTTTCCGGCCCGGAGGGGTTTCATATCGGCCAACGGGTGGTCCTCTACCGCCTGCTCAGTTACCAGTTGGTTCGCCCGGATGAGCCTTCCCGGCCAGGGGATCGGCAGGGGAGGGTGCTCGAGTTCGGCCTTCCGCTGGTACGGGTGGCCCTACCGGACGGCAGTGTCCAGGAGGTCGAGGCCTCGCCCCAGGAGGCCCAGGCTTTGCGGGTGGGACAGAGTGTGCGGATCCGGCAGGTGGAGGGGCGGGCCTTTTTAGTCGAACCCCTCCGCCTGGGCTACCTGTACGCGCTACTGGGACTGTTTGTGGTGGCGGTGTTGTTGTTAGGTCGAGGGAAGGGCCTGCGGGGGCTGATCGGTACGGCGGCGAGCCTGCTAGTGTTGGTCTACGGGGTGGTTCCGCTCATCACCCGGGGGGCCAACCCCCTCCTGGTCACGTTCGCCGGGGCTTTTGGGATCCTCTTGCTCTCAATCTACTTCGTCCATGGGGTGGGTCGCAAGACCACAGCAGCCTTGTTGGGAACGAGCTTGGCAGTGGCGATCTCGCTAGGGCTGGCGGCTTTGTTCACCCGCTGGATGGGGTTCACCGGCCTTACCTCGGAGGAAGCTTTCCTGGCCCGCTTTGCCCTGCAAAACCTGGATCTGGTCTCTCTTTACCTAGCCGGGGTAGTGGTGGGTGCGCTGGGTGCGCTCAACGACGTGACGGTGACCCAGGCCTCGGTGACCCAGGCCCTAGCCCTGGCCAACCCGCGCTACTCCTTGCGCGAGCTGTACCAGCGGGGGATGTCCGTAGGGTTCGACCATATCGGGAGCCTGGTCAATACTTTAGTGCTGGCCTATAGCGCGGGCTCTTTGCCGCTCATGCTCTTGATCCAGCAGGGGAGCACCCCGCTGCGCTTTTTGCTCAACCAGGAACCCTTCATGGCCGAGTTCGTCTCCATGCTGGTGGGTTCGCTGGGCCTGGTGCTGGCCGTCCCCTTCACCACCTTTGTCGCAGCGTGCTTCTTCCACGGCGGGAACACCCGCTATATCGAGCAGCGCTGGCCCAAACCCCAGCGCCCGGCAGAGGGGCGTTCTTGGGTCCAAGACATGCTCGAGAAGGACAAACCCAAATAA
- a CDS encoding G8 domain-containing protein, with translation MKSSLSLGIAVALALAACSQRPANPVPPGTQVVKWSEKPEWNQVGAQVTIPQGTTAILDQSPPALRSLTIEGNLIFDRTAKEKLVLQSDWIMVHGGRLEVGTADQPFTGQAEIVLTSNNPQDNLEHMGMKMGAKALAVMGGVVEMNGRPLSSSWTRLASTATKGATAITLAQPVDWPVGAEIVITSTDHYGWAAGINPANPRSEKAIVKAVNGSSVELERPLGFAHWGAEASGVPEYAEVGLLSRNIVVRSDEKAKDPASASYQKGGHVMIMAGSQARFNWVEFRNMGQKSTFGRYPVHFHQVSDQGEGSYLKNSSIRESFNRCLVIHGTNKLLVENNVAFDTLGHCFFLEEGSETKNTLRGNLAVLVRPLKSSPEERLIPSDNEPSAFWITNPDNTIVGNVAVEAAVGFWYALPYRPIPFGRGTQDLTWMDSIYPRRTPLAGFEGNVAHSNMSNGLFVDSGLKSNLCANTASRNTCKDHNAPAQLDDETTGFDPRQNPSLTNSSGNLENDPSKNPRVWAEFKDFVAYKNGVRGVWLRGTYHKLVNPKLADNAIGATFASNLSYLEGGLIVGESTNNLTKISGLWITGLVGFEHYDGHVGASGTVFRNFSGTHPREVYCGSAKTTITTRNAAIGTLRWTSFGLSGQNFIQNVTFDNANPVNYDDPLEPCFDPANDREDPHDGYRSAVFYDPMGSVTGSAGSSVVVKNDFLVNANCSLNSSWNAYICNPGNLYATLSISNEQASPVALAGTDLSSPLTITRDAGPQTKLWGTPRDGLNVPNTYFESRLIAKRGDSSANDYTYRVHFGTLNRSAKLRVGLNYRRLPGGSFPAGTAGSWVIVGVPVPSGPVWVYRNYYFSEQYNKSTPLSSLDALRADTSGKAFYREGDVVYLKLSLSQQDLDKAGDYGASVNYHLCSTLECK, from the coding sequence ATGAAATCAAGTCTCAGCCTGGGGATCGCCGTGGCGCTGGCGCTCGCCGCCTGTAGTCAGCGGCCCGCCAACCCGGTCCCCCCCGGAACCCAGGTGGTGAAGTGGTCGGAGAAGCCGGAGTGGAACCAGGTCGGGGCTCAGGTGACGATCCCCCAGGGGACCACCGCCATCCTGGACCAAAGCCCCCCCGCCCTGCGCAGCCTGACCATCGAAGGGAACCTGATCTTCGACCGCACCGCCAAGGAGAAACTGGTGCTCCAATCGGATTGGATCATGGTGCATGGCGGAAGGCTCGAGGTCGGCACCGCCGACCAACCCTTCACCGGCCAGGCCGAGATCGTCCTGACCAGCAACAACCCCCAGGACAACCTCGAGCACATGGGTATGAAGATGGGGGCCAAAGCTTTGGCGGTGATGGGTGGGGTAGTGGAGATGAACGGCAGACCGCTCAGCTCGAGCTGGACCCGCCTCGCCTCCACCGCTACCAAGGGCGCTACCGCGATCACCCTCGCTCAGCCGGTGGACTGGCCAGTCGGCGCAGAGATCGTCATCACCTCCACCGACCACTATGGCTGGGCGGCAGGCATCAACCCCGCCAACCCCCGCAGCGAGAAGGCCATCGTCAAGGCGGTGAACGGCTCCTCGGTCGAACTCGAGCGCCCGCTCGGCTTCGCCCACTGGGGGGCCGAAGCCAGCGGGGTTCCGGAGTACGCCGAGGTAGGGCTCCTCTCGCGGAATATCGTGGTGCGCAGCGACGAAAAAGCCAAAGACCCGGCCAGCGCTAGCTATCAAAAGGGCGGACACGTGATGATCATGGCGGGCTCGCAGGCCCGCTTCAACTGGGTCGAGTTCCGCAATATGGGCCAAAAGAGCACCTTCGGACGCTACCCGGTGCATTTCCACCAGGTCTCTGATCAGGGCGAGGGTTCCTACTTGAAGAACTCTTCAATCCGCGAGAGCTTCAACCGCTGCCTGGTCATCCACGGCACCAACAAGCTCCTGGTCGAGAACAACGTGGCCTTTGACACCCTGGGCCACTGCTTCTTCCTCGAGGAGGGCTCCGAGACCAAGAACACCCTCCGGGGCAACCTGGCGGTGCTGGTGCGTCCGCTCAAGAGCAGCCCCGAGGAGCGGCTGATCCCCTCGGACAACGAGCCTTCGGCCTTTTGGATCACCAACCCAGATAACACGATCGTCGGCAACGTGGCGGTGGAGGCCGCTGTGGGCTTTTGGTACGCTCTCCCCTATCGGCCCATCCCCTTCGGGCGGGGCACCCAGGACCTCACCTGGATGGACAGCATCTACCCCCGCCGCACCCCCCTGGCTGGGTTCGAGGGCAACGTGGCCCACTCCAACATGAGCAACGGGCTCTTCGTGGACTCAGGCCTCAAGAGCAACCTCTGTGCCAACACCGCCTCGCGCAACACCTGCAAGGACCACAACGCCCCGGCTCAACTCGACGATGAGACCACCGGCTTTGACCCCCGGCAAAACCCCAGCCTGACTAACTCGAGCGGGAACCTGGAGAACGACCCCAGCAAAAACCCCCGGGTCTGGGCCGAGTTCAAGGACTTTGTGGCTTACAAGAACGGGGTGCGGGGGGTGTGGCTGCGCGGGACCTATCACAAGCTGGTGAACCCCAAGCTGGCCGATAACGCCATCGGGGCCACCTTCGCCTCCAACCTCAGCTATCTCGAGGGCGGCCTCATCGTGGGAGAGAGCACCAATAACCTCACCAAGATCAGCGGGCTGTGGATCACTGGTCTGGTCGGCTTTGAGCACTACGACGGACACGTGGGGGCTAGCGGGACGGTGTTTAGAAACTTTAGCGGAACCCATCCACGCGAGGTGTACTGCGGCAGCGCCAAGACCACCATCACCACCCGCAACGCGGCCATCGGCACCCTGCGCTGGACCAGTTTCGGCCTGAGCGGGCAAAACTTCATCCAAAACGTTACCTTCGACAACGCCAACCCGGTCAACTACGACGACCCGCTGGAGCCTTGCTTCGACCCCGCCAACGACCGCGAAGACCCCCACGACGGCTACCGCTCGGCGGTGTTCTACGACCCTATGGGCAGCGTGACCGGCTCCGCGGGCAGTTCGGTGGTGGTGAAGAACGACTTCCTGGTGAACGCAAACTGCTCCTTGAACTCGAGCTGGAACGCCTATATTTGTAACCCGGGCAACCTCTACGCCACCCTCTCCATCAGCAACGAGCAAGCCAGCCCCGTCGCCCTGGCCGGGACCGACCTCTCGAGCCCCCTGACCATCACCCGCGACGCTGGCCCCCAGACTAAGCTCTGGGGCACGCCCCGCGACGGGCTGAACGTGCCGAATACCTACTTCGAGAGCCGCCTGATCGCCAAGCGGGGGGACTCGAGCGCCAACGATTACACCTATCGGGTCCATTTCGGCACCCTCAACCGAAGCGCCAAGCTCCGGGTCGGACTCAACTACCGCCGTCTCCCGGGCGGCAGCTTCCCGGCAGGCACGGCGGGTTCCTGGGTGATCGTGGGGGTTCCGGTTCCCAGCGGGCCGGTCTGGGTCTATCGCAACTACTACTTTAGCGAGCAGTACAACAAGAGCACCCCTCTCAGCAGCTTGGACGCCCTCCGCGCCGATACCAGCGGCAAGGCCTTCTACCGCGAGGGGGACGTGGTATACCTCAAGCTCTCGTTGAGCCAGCAGGATCTTGACAAGGCCGGGGACTACGGGGCGAGCGTCAACTATCACCTGTGTAGCACGCTCGAGTGCAAGTAA
- the ligA gene encoding NAD-dependent DNA ligase LigA encodes MELADDRLTEAQRRIHQLREEIRYHNYRYYVLDDPVISDAEYDRLLRELKELEARYPELVTPDSPTQTVGPGKIETSFAAIPHPTPLYSLDNAFGPEDIRLFEERIARSLGMPAPFPYVLEYKIDGLSVNLYYEEGTLLWGATRGNGQVGEDVTPNLMAVEGIPHRVVGAPPRLEVRGEVYLPIETFLKVNAELEEQGLPPFKNPRNAAAGSLRQKDPRVTAKRGLKAVLYSIGLGLAESEVRSQSELLEYLKHLGFAIEPHYQKAVGWRAVEETYQRMLAKRRQLPYEADGVVVKLDDIRLQADLGFTSKSPRWAIAYKFPAEEKITRVVGVEFTVGRTGRITPVANLEPVDIEGSTVSRVVLHNQSYLEELDLHYGDQVLIHKAGGVIPEVLRVIPEARPKGAVKVTYPTRCPECGTPLVLEGKIHLCPNPLCPAKAYEAILHYASRGAMDIQGLGEKLVAKLLAEGLVRDPSDLYKLTKEQLMGLERMGEKSAQNLIDQIEASKGRGLERLLFALGIPQVGAALARTLARRFGHLDRLLAASVQDLDEVEDVALPTAERIYQTLHQKDMRAYIERLRAAGVSFEAKEKPQGDRLKGLTFVLTGELSRPREEILRRLEALGAKVSSSVSKKTSYVVAGEGAGSKLQKARELGVPVLDEAGLEALLSRR; translated from the coding sequence ATGGAACTGGCCGATGACCGTCTTACCGAAGCCCAGCGCCGAATCCACCAGCTGCGCGAAGAGATCCGCTACCACAATTACCGCTACTATGTCCTCGATGACCCGGTGATCTCTGATGCCGAGTACGACCGGCTTCTAAGAGAACTAAAGGAACTCGAGGCCCGCTACCCTGAACTCGTCACCCCCGATTCCCCCACCCAGACCGTGGGACCTGGGAAGATCGAGACCAGTTTCGCCGCCATCCCCCACCCCACCCCGCTCTATTCGCTCGACAACGCCTTTGGCCCGGAGGACATAAGGCTTTTTGAGGAGCGCATTGCCCGCAGCCTGGGGATGCCCGCACCCTTCCCCTACGTGCTCGAGTACAAGATCGATGGGTTATCGGTAAACCTGTACTACGAAGAGGGGACCCTGCTATGGGGGGCCACGCGCGGTAACGGCCAGGTAGGCGAGGACGTTACCCCTAACCTGATGGCGGTAGAGGGAATCCCCCACCGGGTGGTAGGGGCCCCGCCGCGGCTGGAGGTACGAGGTGAGGTTTATCTGCCGATTGAGACCTTTCTCAAGGTGAACGCCGAACTCGAGGAGCAGGGTTTACCCCCGTTCAAAAACCCCCGCAACGCCGCCGCCGGATCCTTGCGGCAAAAAGACCCCCGCGTCACCGCCAAGCGCGGGCTCAAGGCTGTGCTGTACTCAATAGGGCTAGGACTGGCTGAGTCCGAGGTACGCTCGCAGAGCGAATTGCTGGAGTACCTGAAGCACCTCGGCTTCGCCATAGAGCCGCACTACCAAAAAGCGGTGGGCTGGCGCGCCGTGGAGGAAACCTACCAGCGGATGCTCGCCAAGCGCCGCCAGCTCCCTTACGAGGCCGACGGGGTAGTGGTCAAGCTCGACGATATCCGCCTTCAGGCTGATCTCGGCTTTACTTCCAAAAGCCCCCGCTGGGCCATCGCCTACAAGTTTCCTGCTGAGGAGAAGATCACCCGGGTGGTGGGGGTGGAGTTCACTGTAGGCCGTACCGGGCGTATCACCCCGGTGGCCAATCTCGAGCCGGTCGATATCGAAGGCTCTACGGTCTCGCGGGTGGTGCTGCACAACCAAAGCTACCTGGAAGAGCTCGATCTGCACTACGGGGATCAAGTACTCATCCACAAGGCCGGGGGGGTGATCCCCGAAGTTCTACGGGTCATCCCCGAGGCACGGCCAAAGGGAGCGGTCAAAGTCACTTACCCCACCCGCTGCCCTGAATGTGGTACGCCGCTGGTGCTCGAGGGTAAAATCCACCTCTGTCCCAACCCGCTCTGCCCGGCCAAAGCCTACGAGGCTATCCTGCACTACGCCAGCCGGGGAGCCATGGACATCCAGGGCTTAGGTGAAAAGCTTGTTGCCAAGCTGCTGGCTGAGGGGTTGGTCCGTGACCCCAGCGACCTCTATAAGCTCACCAAAGAGCAGCTGATGGGCCTCGAGCGCATGGGCGAGAAGAGCGCACAAAACCTGATCGACCAGATCGAGGCCAGCAAAGGCCGGGGGCTCGAGCGGCTGCTTTTTGCGCTGGGCATTCCTCAGGTGGGGGCTGCTCTAGCCCGCACCCTGGCGAGGCGCTTCGGGCACCTAGACCGGCTCCTCGCGGCCAGCGTGCAAGACCTCGACGAGGTGGAAGATGTGGCTCTGCCTACCGCTGAGCGCATCTATCAGACCCTGCACCAAAAAGACATGCGCGCCTACATCGAACGTCTGCGGGCCGCCGGGGTAAGCTTCGAGGCCAAAGAGAAACCCCAGGGGGATAGGCTCAAAGGGCTTACCTTCGTGCTCACGGGAGAGCTTTCCCGGCCCAGGGAGGAGATCCTCCGCCGCCTGGAAGCTTTAGGTGCCAAGGTTTCTTCGTCGGTGAGCAAGAAAACCAGCTATGTAGTGGCGGGGGAGGGAGCTGGGAGCAAGCTGCAAAAAGCCCGAGAATTGGGCGTGCCAGTGCTGGACGAGGCCGGCCTGGAGGCGCTTCTTTCGCGGCGCTAG
- a CDS encoding IS701-like element ISMesi2 family transposase, whose protein sequence is MLSQASPKGVMPMNPPKCDDLDYIHFLIAAQRVFTCTEAARCSPKEKSPPAHDAFTRLLQRQPPDTAALWQEAKAFVKLREGLLILDDTTLDKPYARDMDLVSYHWSGKHQRVVRGIALMTLLWTEGQALIPCDFRVYDKPQDGKSKNDHFQTMLQKAKERGFQPEYVLMDSWYASLENLKAIVSFGWRFLTRLKGNRLVNPEGKGNVPIREVEIPGEGRVVHLRGFGFVRVFRTLSKDGEAEYWATNHLGMSEEKRAELERQGWGIEVYHRGLKQCCGVERAQVRKAVSILRHLLLALRAFLRLEVYRLRRGVSWYEAKASIVREAIRSYLAHPLHILQPTA, encoded by the coding sequence GTGCTTAGCCAAGCTTCTCCAAAGGGGGTGATGCCCATGAACCCACCGAAGTGCGATGACCTGGACTACATCCACTTTCTCATCGCCGCTCAGCGGGTCTTCACCTGTACCGAGGCCGCTCGCTGTAGTCCAAAGGAGAAGAGCCCTCCCGCCCATGATGCCTTTACCCGCCTGCTGCAAAGACAGCCGCCCGACACGGCGGCGCTGTGGCAGGAGGCCAAGGCCTTCGTGAAGCTCAGGGAGGGGCTGCTGATCCTGGACGACACCACCCTGGATAAGCCCTACGCTCGGGACATGGATCTGGTGAGTTACCACTGGAGCGGCAAACACCAAAGGGTGGTTAGGGGCATCGCCCTCATGACCCTGCTGTGGACGGAGGGGCAGGCCCTGATCCCCTGCGACTTTCGGGTCTACGACAAGCCCCAGGATGGGAAGAGCAAAAACGACCACTTTCAGACCATGCTCCAGAAAGCGAAGGAGCGGGGGTTTCAGCCGGAATATGTCCTGATGGACAGCTGGTATGCCAGCTTGGAGAACCTCAAGGCCATAGTCAGCTTTGGCTGGCGGTTTCTGACGCGGCTGAAGGGCAACCGCCTGGTCAACCCGGAGGGGAAGGGAAATGTACCCATCCGTGAGGTGGAAATCCCTGGGGAGGGGAGGGTGGTTCATCTTCGGGGTTTTGGGTTCGTGAGGGTGTTCCGAACGCTCTCCAAGGACGGGGAGGCGGAGTACTGGGCCACGAACCATCTGGGGATGAGCGAAGAGAAGCGGGCGGAGTTAGAGCGGCAAGGATGGGGGATCGAAGTGTACCATCGGGGGCTCAAGCAGTGCTGTGGGGTGGAGCGGGCCCAGGTGAGGAAGGCGGTCTCCATCCTGCGGCACCTCCTCCTGGCTTTGCGGGCCTTCCTCCGGCTGGAGGTCTACCGGCTGCGCAGGGGGGTGAGCTGGTACGAGGCCAAGGCGTCCATTGTTCGCGAGGCAATACGAAGTTATCTCGCCCATCCCCTCCACATCCTTCAGCCAACTGCGTAA
- a CDS encoding BMP family lipoprotein, with protein sequence MKKLFALGFALSAALGLALAQNTVRVGIAFDAGGKNDRSFNQSAWEGAQRAQKDFKIGLFDFEPADPSQVGQGIRRFAEEGFNLVIGVGFANNAAITENAKNFKDVNFAVIDDVPGEGKLPNAVGLVFREQEGSFLVGYIAGKLSQTGVVGFIGGMDIPLIHKFEVGYKAGAEYAFKEDGVQGKVLVGYVGNTPAAWNDPAKAKEIATSQVGQGADIIYSAAGASGLGSIDYIKQKKCIKANELPSGVKFIRNPFANVPRYAAYNQSCTANDRPLFFIGVDANQNYLGDTDNNPATLNHGLTSMLKRVDVATYEVIKSVVQKNFKGGVREFGLNNNGVGYALDQYNRALIPATVITKLASIRTDIIAGKIKVPSER encoded by the coding sequence ATGAAGAAACTCTTTGCACTCGGCTTTGCTCTGAGCGCGGCGCTGGGTCTGGCTTTGGCCCAAAACACCGTGCGGGTAGGCATTGCCTTTGACGCAGGCGGCAAGAACGACCGCAGCTTCAACCAGTCGGCCTGGGAGGGCGCCCAGCGTGCCCAGAAAGATTTCAAGATCGGTCTTTTTGACTTCGAACCCGCTGACCCTTCGCAAGTCGGACAGGGCATCCGTCGCTTTGCCGAAGAGGGCTTCAACCTGGTGATTGGGGTAGGCTTCGCCAACAATGCGGCTATCACCGAAAATGCTAAGAACTTCAAGGACGTTAACTTCGCGGTGATCGACGACGTACCCGGAGAGGGCAAACTGCCCAACGCGGTGGGTCTGGTCTTCCGCGAGCAAGAAGGCAGCTTCCTGGTCGGCTATATCGCCGGTAAGCTCTCGCAGACCGGGGTGGTAGGCTTCATCGGCGGGATGGATATCCCCCTGATTCATAAGTTCGAGGTAGGCTACAAAGCTGGGGCCGAGTATGCCTTCAAGGAAGACGGGGTGCAGGGCAAAGTGCTGGTAGGCTACGTGGGAAACACCCCCGCCGCCTGGAACGACCCCGCCAAGGCTAAGGAAATCGCCACCTCGCAAGTCGGTCAAGGCGCGGATATCATCTACTCCGCCGCGGGCGCTTCCGGCCTGGGCTCGATTGACTACATCAAGCAGAAGAAGTGCATTAAGGCCAACGAGCTTCCCTCTGGGGTGAAGTTCATCCGTAACCCCTTCGCCAACGTGCCCCGCTACGCGGCCTACAACCAAAGCTGCACCGCCAACGACCGCCCGCTCTTCTTCATCGGCGTGGACGCCAACCAAAACTATCTGGGCGATACCGACAACAACCCCGCTACGCTCAACCACGGGCTCACCTCCATGCTCAAGCGGGTGGACGTGGCTACCTACGAGGTGATCAAGAGCGTGGTCCAGAAGAACTTCAAAGGTGGGGTGCGGGAGTTCGGCTTGAACAATAACGGCGTGGGCTACGCCTTGGATCAGTACAACCGGGCGCTGATCCCGGCTACCGTGATCACCAAGCTCGCATCCATCCGCACGGACATCATCGCTGGGAAAATCAAAGTTCCTAGCGAACGCTAA
- a CDS encoding ABC transporter ATP-binding protein — translation MSNPVSGSIPSPKNLIALELKGITKRYPLVLANDRISLDLRWGEVLAIVGENGAGKSTLMKIVYGLVKPDAGEIWINGERVEVKEPADAIARGIGMVHQHFMLVDPFTVLENVILGAEPRSGGQINLAQARTQVAALLQELEFELDLEAKIEDLPVGLQQRVEILKAVYRHAKILILDEPTAVLTPQEAEDLFRFLRKFVAGGGAVIFITHKLGEVIQVSDRVTVIRDGRVVGTVNTKDTTVRELARMMVGREVILTVDKKDATPKEVVLEAKDLVVDSKNPKHSIKNISFQVRAGEIVGIAGVEGNGQSELVEAITGLRPYKGTVLYGRTPLPPKARVVREWGLSHIPEDRNARGLVLDFSTRENLILGDHYRKPYAGFLGFIDEEAVEEHAQAVVEAFDVRPRSTALKARRYSGGNAQKIIVGRELSRKPKVLIAAQPTRGVDIGAIEFIHENIVAARDQGMGVLLVSADLNEVLSLADRILVMYEGRIMGQLTPEEATEEKLGLLMAGITS, via the coding sequence ATGAGTAATCCGGTATCCGGCTCGATCCCATCTCCGAAAAACCTCATTGCCCTCGAGCTAAAAGGCATCACCAAACGTTATCCGCTGGTGCTCGCCAACGACCGCATCAGCCTCGACCTGCGCTGGGGCGAAGTGCTGGCTATTGTGGGGGAGAACGGTGCGGGTAAAAGCACCCTGATGAAGATTGTCTACGGGCTGGTCAAACCGGATGCAGGGGAAATCTGGATCAACGGGGAGCGGGTCGAGGTAAAGGAGCCCGCTGACGCGATAGCGCGGGGAATTGGGATGGTCCATCAGCACTTCATGTTGGTGGACCCGTTCACGGTGCTAGAAAACGTGATCCTGGGTGCCGAACCTCGCTCGGGAGGACAGATCAATCTGGCTCAGGCCCGAACCCAGGTAGCAGCCCTGCTGCAAGAACTTGAGTTTGAGCTGGATCTCGAGGCCAAAATCGAAGACCTGCCGGTGGGATTACAGCAGCGGGTAGAAATCCTCAAAGCTGTGTACCGCCATGCCAAAATCTTAATTCTGGACGAACCCACCGCCGTGCTCACCCCCCAGGAGGCAGAGGACCTGTTCCGCTTTCTGCGCAAGTTCGTCGCAGGGGGTGGAGCGGTTATCTTCATCACCCACAAGCTAGGGGAGGTGATCCAGGTCTCGGATCGGGTCACGGTGATCCGCGATGGCCGAGTGGTGGGAACCGTTAACACCAAAGACACCACCGTCCGCGAGCTAGCCCGGATGATGGTAGGCCGAGAGGTGATCCTCACCGTGGACAAAAAGGACGCCACGCCCAAAGAGGTGGTGCTCGAGGCCAAAGATTTGGTGGTGGACTCCAAAAATCCCAAGCACAGCATCAAGAACATAAGCTTCCAGGTGAGGGCCGGGGAGATCGTGGGCATCGCCGGGGTGGAGGGAAATGGCCAAAGTGAACTGGTTGAGGCCATCACCGGGCTCAGGCCCTACAAGGGTACCGTCCTCTATGGCCGTACGCCCCTTCCCCCTAAGGCCCGGGTGGTGCGGGAATGGGGGCTCTCCCACATCCCCGAGGACCGTAACGCGCGAGGATTGGTACTTGATTTCTCAACTCGTGAGAACCTGATCTTGGGCGACCACTACCGCAAACCCTACGCCGGTTTTTTGGGATTCATCGATGAGGAAGCGGTGGAAGAGCACGCCCAAGCAGTGGTGGAAGCTTTTGACGTGCGACCCCGCAGCACCGCGCTCAAGGCCCGGCGCTACTCCGGTGGGAACGCCCAGAAGATCATCGTGGGGCGGGAGCTTTCCCGCAAACCCAAGGTCCTCATCGCAGCCCAGCCTACCCGGGGAGTAGATATCGGAGCTATCGAGTTCATCCACGAGAACATCGTGGCGGCCCGCGACCAGGGTATGGGGGTACTGTTGGTCTCAGCGGATTTGAACGAAGTCCTATCGCTGGCCGACCGCATCCTGGTGATGTACGAGGGCCGGATCATGGGCCAACTCACGCCCGAGGAAGCTACCGAGGAGAAACTGGGGCTCCTGATGGCAGGAATTACGTCTTAG